In Acinetobacter sp. WCHAc010034, a genomic segment contains:
- a CDS encoding DUF6502 family protein, with amino-acid sequence MKKNLIHSSNLDQQQRSTSLPQNAGSTLEYTLKVMSELVHWLVKSGIGYAEFSMALRSLFYNEALKELEHLNQKKTDSSISLLSGLNRRDVSALRSENGGDHRLIQAYTDTLPISVPARVIALWVHKALPNILAIAGEENSFEYLVKQISTEKHPRSILSELKRIGLVSESDGTVILHQESFTPAPEQDTTKQIFAENMADHLAAGIHNLTEQNNRFLEQAIFANELTAQSVDHLRMKTSELWEELSKALLAEALERCKQDEGKADATQRYRAGIYQYDENDPSNKD; translated from the coding sequence ATGAAAAAGAATTTAATCCATAGTTCAAATTTAGATCAGCAGCAGCGATCTACTTCTTTGCCGCAGAACGCTGGATCGACTTTAGAGTATACGCTCAAGGTTATGAGTGAACTTGTGCATTGGCTGGTAAAATCCGGCATTGGCTATGCAGAGTTTTCAATGGCTTTGCGCTCATTGTTTTACAATGAGGCGCTTAAAGAGCTTGAACATTTAAATCAGAAAAAAACCGATTCATCCATCAGCCTGCTTTCAGGCTTAAACCGGCGCGATGTCAGCGCGCTGCGTTCGGAAAACGGCGGAGACCACCGGCTGATCCAAGCCTATACCGACACGCTGCCCATCAGTGTGCCGGCGCGCGTCATTGCGCTATGGGTGCATAAAGCTTTGCCCAATATTTTAGCCATTGCCGGCGAAGAAAACAGTTTTGAGTATTTGGTTAAGCAGATCTCAACAGAAAAGCACCCCCGCTCTATTTTATCGGAACTCAAGCGCATTGGCCTGGTCAGTGAGTCTGATGGAACAGTGATCCTGCATCAGGAAAGCTTTACCCCGGCGCCGGAACAGGATACAACAAAGCAGATTTTTGCTGAAAATATGGCCGACCATCTGGCAGCCGGCATCCATAATTTAACCGAACAGAATAACCGCTTTTTAGAGCAGGCCATTTTTGCGAATGAATTAACCGCGCAGTCCGTTGATCATTTAAGAATGAAAACCTCAGAGTTGTGGGAAGAGCTTTCCAAGGCGCTGCTGGCCGAAGCGCTCGAACGCTGCAAGCAGGATGAAGGGAAAGCCGATGCAACACAGCGCTACCGGGCAGGCATCTATCAATATGATGAAAATGATCCATCCAATAAAGACTAA
- a CDS encoding LrgB family protein, protein MMELWGLFYFAWTVLCYFFAKQLFIRTQKIYCSPIIVVPILSIGLILLLHHSFQDYYRYTQYLVAMLGPITVAFAIPVYRYRAMIRKHFKVLIISSGASMLIGILSSWFLASLLNFEEIVKNSLLARSISIPFALVLTEKIGGSISLIPLFTVITGLVGMLFGDLLLLWMKYRHRIAHGAAFGNGAHAMGIARARQRHPEEGVIASLSMIISGIIMVLFAPAVIALINFI, encoded by the coding sequence ATGATGGAACTTTGGGGTTTGTTTTACTTTGCCTGGACCGTGCTGTGCTATTTCTTTGCGAAGCAGCTGTTCATCCGCACCCAGAAAATTTACTGCTCGCCGATTATTGTGGTGCCAATACTCAGCATTGGCCTGATCTTGCTGCTGCATCACAGCTTTCAGGATTATTACCGCTATACCCAATATCTGGTTGCGATGCTGGGGCCGATCACCGTGGCTTTCGCCATTCCTGTTTACCGCTACAGGGCGATGATCCGCAAGCATTTTAAGGTATTGATCATCAGTTCCGGCGCCTCCATGCTGATTGGCATTTTAAGCAGCTGGTTCTTGGCAAGCTTGCTGAATTTTGAGGAAATCGTCAAAAACAGCCTGCTGGCCCGCTCTATTTCCATTCCCTTTGCCCTGGTGCTGACTGAGAAAATCGGCGGTTCCATCAGCCTGATTCCGCTGTTTACCGTCATTACCGGACTGGTTGGCATGCTGTTTGGCGACTTATTGCTGCTGTGGATGAAGTATAGGCACCGGATTGCGCATGGCGCGGCTTTTGGCAACGGAGCGCATGCCATGGGGATTGCCCGGGCGCGGCAGCGGCATCCGGAAGAAGGCGTGATTGCCAGCCTGTCGATGATTATTTCTGGAATTATTATGGTGCTGTTTGCGCCGGCGGTAATTGCCTTAATCAATTTTATATAG
- a CDS encoding CidA/LrgA family protein, which translates to MLQIIIILAIWAIASLLQQIMHLPVASGILGFFILLLLLEVKWLQLEEVENGADLLLGELLVFFIPPVVGVIQYQELLLASGWKIIAAIAISTFMVMAVSVFTVRMFLQQGEAE; encoded by the coding sequence ATGCTCCAGATCATCATCATTCTGGCGATTTGGGCAATTGCGTCGCTGCTGCAGCAAATCATGCATTTGCCCGTCGCCTCTGGAATTCTGGGCTTCTTTATTCTGCTGCTGCTGCTGGAAGTGAAATGGCTGCAGCTGGAAGAAGTGGAAAATGGCGCGGACCTGCTCTTGGGCGAACTGCTGGTATTTTTCATTCCTCCGGTGGTCGGGGTTATTCAGTATCAGGAGTTGCTGCTGGCCAGCGGCTGGAAAATTATCGCCGCGATTGCCATCAGCACATTCATGGTTATGGCGGTTTCGGTTTTTACCGTCAGAATGTTTCTGCAGCAGGGCGAGGCTGAATGA
- a CDS encoding nitrite/sulfite reductase, translating into MFLYTDFDQNLLNERVAQFRDQTQRYLDGKLTEEEYRPLRLQNGLYIQRYAPMLRIAVPYGLMNSSQLRKVAEVARKYDRGYAHISTRQNIQLNWPELADVPDILQALASVQMHSIQTSGNCIRNTTTDQYAGVVKGELADPRPTCELIRQWSTFHPEFSFLPRKFKIAVCAHPDEDRAATAFHDVGVYIVQNSAGELGYQIKAGGGLGRTPIAGAVIKEFLPRQDLIAYLDAIMRVYNLHGRRDNKYKARIKILVKALTPEVFAEKVEKEFAFTQEKLRVAPDVLKKMDAVFSPFPYRRMDDADLTELFDAFPKFKQWHQVNTHAHKMPGYRIVTISLKRAGVAPGDMTSDEMELIAGLADQYTFGELRTTHEQNIALADVQQADLFAVWKELDQANLARAHIGFLTDMICCPGGDFCSLANAKSIPVYEAIARRFDDLDALYDLGKVDLNISGCMNACGHHHVGNIGILGVDKKGAEYYQVTLGGNSDHDASIGDILGPSFPAAQIPEVLEEILNTYLDLRLAGEAFLETYQRVSIQPFKERAYAEAAGS; encoded by the coding sequence ATGTTTTTATATACAGATTTTGATCAGAATTTACTGAATGAGCGCGTTGCCCAATTCCGCGATCAGACGCAGCGCTATTTGGACGGCAAGCTTACGGAAGAGGAATACCGGCCTTTAAGGCTGCAGAATGGCCTGTATATTCAGCGCTATGCGCCGATGCTGCGGATTGCCGTGCCTTATGGCCTGATGAACTCCAGCCAGCTGCGCAAAGTGGCTGAGGTTGCGCGTAAATATGACCGCGGCTATGCGCATATTTCCACGCGCCAGAATATCCAGCTGAACTGGCCTGAATTAGCCGATGTTCCGGATATTCTGCAAGCGCTGGCTTCTGTGCAGATGCATTCTATTCAAACCAGCGGCAACTGCATCCGCAATACCACGACCGACCAGTATGCCGGCGTGGTGAAAGGCGAACTGGCAGACCCGCGGCCGACCTGCGAATTGATCCGGCAATGGAGCACCTTCCATCCGGAATTTTCCTTCCTGCCGCGGAAGTTTAAAATCGCGGTGTGCGCCCATCCTGATGAAGACCGGGCAGCTACGGCATTTCATGATGTCGGCGTCTATATTGTTCAGAACAGCGCCGGGGAGCTCGGCTATCAAATCAAGGCCGGCGGCGGCTTAGGGCGCACACCGATTGCTGGCGCCGTGATTAAGGAATTCCTGCCGCGCCAGGACTTAATTGCCTATCTGGATGCAATCATGCGGGTTTATAACCTGCATGGCCGGCGCGATAATAAATATAAAGCGCGGATCAAGATTCTGGTTAAGGCTTTAACGCCGGAGGTTTTTGCTGAAAAAGTGGAAAAAGAATTCGCTTTCACTCAGGAAAAGCTGCGCGTGGCGCCGGATGTGTTAAAGAAAATGGATGCGGTTTTTTCCCCGTTTCCTTACCGGCGCATGGATGATGCGGATTTAACGGAGCTATTCGACGCATTTCCAAAATTCAAGCAGTGGCATCAGGTCAATACCCATGCGCATAAAATGCCCGGCTACCGCATTGTGACGATCAGCCTGAAGCGGGCAGGCGTTGCGCCCGGCGACATGACATCGGATGAAATGGAGCTGATTGCCGGACTGGCCGACCAGTACACTTTTGGCGAACTGCGCACCACCCATGAGCAGAATATCGCCTTGGCGGATGTGCAGCAGGCCGACTTGTTTGCAGTGTGGAAGGAGCTGGATCAGGCCAATCTGGCGCGGGCGCATATCGGCTTTCTGACCGATATGATCTGCTGTCCCGGCGGCGACTTCTGCTCATTGGCGAATGCGAAATCCATTCCGGTCTATGAAGCCATCGCAAGGCGCTTTGACGATTTAGACGCTTTGTATGATCTGGGCAAGGTTGATTTGAATATTTCAGGCTGCATGAATGCCTGCGGCCACCATCATGTCGGCAACATCGGCATTTTGGGGGTAGATAAAAAAGGCGCTGAATATTATCAGGTTACTTTAGGCGGCAATTCTGATCATGATGCCTCAATTGGCGATATTTTAGGGCCGTCTTTTCCGGCCGCGCAGATTCCTGAAGTTCTGGAAGAAATTTTAAATACCTATCTGGATTTGCGCCTGGCAGGGGAGGCTTTTCTTGAAACCTATCAGCGGGTTTCCATTCAGCCTTTTAAAGAAAGGGCTTATGCAGAAGCGGCCGGCAGCTGA
- a CDS encoding cytochrome ubiquinol oxidase subunit I: MSLGLTALELARIQFAFTVSFHIIFPATSIGLACFLALLEWKWLRTQNPVYKDLFKYWIKIFAVAFAMGVVSGVVMAYQFGTNWSEFSRIAGSVTGPLLTYEVLSAFFLEAGFLGIMLFGWGRVSPKAHFFATLMVAVGTCISMFWILSSNSWMQTPQGFAIENGIIVPADWWAIVFNPSFPYRFAHMAAAAFLVSSLLVVGTAAWHLLKGRRDELVKKSFSMGLWMVLITSCLQVVIGDHHGLNTLKHQPAKLAAIEGHWNTNEDHAMPLLLFAIPDMEKEANAAEIGIPYLGSLILTHTLDGKVTGLKDFAPEDRPNVPTVFWSFRVMVGLGMLMVLLSLTALWLRKKGALYEASWFHKFALVMGPTGYIALLAGWVTTEVGRQPWVVYGVIRTQDGLSHSVTADQVGFSLIVFVLVYAVVFGSGIYYMLRLIKAGPTFSGHLAAQQAGPGHFKTPLRPLSAVDEPIDEAEAAQNKEKPHD, encoded by the coding sequence ATGAGCCTCGGATTAACCGCTTTGGAACTGGCCAGAATTCAGTTTGCCTTTACCGTCTCCTTTCACATTATCTTTCCTGCAACCTCCATTGGCTTAGCCTGCTTTCTCGCGCTGCTGGAATGGAAATGGCTGCGCACCCAAAACCCTGTTTATAAAGACTTGTTCAAATACTGGATTAAGATTTTTGCAGTCGCCTTCGCCATGGGGGTGGTTTCAGGCGTAGTCATGGCCTATCAGTTCGGCACCAACTGGAGTGAATTTTCCCGGATTGCCGGAAGCGTTACCGGCCCGCTGCTGACCTATGAAGTGCTGAGCGCCTTTTTCCTCGAGGCCGGCTTTCTGGGCATTATGCTGTTCGGCTGGGGGCGCGTCAGCCCGAAAGCGCATTTCTTCGCCACGCTTATGGTGGCGGTCGGCACCTGCATTTCAATGTTCTGGATTTTATCCTCAAACAGCTGGATGCAGACCCCGCAGGGCTTTGCCATAGAAAACGGCATCATTGTCCCTGCAGACTGGTGGGCGATTGTCTTTAATCCGTCTTTTCCCTACCGCTTCGCGCATATGGCTGCAGCGGCCTTTTTAGTGTCTTCGCTGCTGGTGGTGGGAACCGCCGCCTGGCATCTGCTGAAAGGCCGGCGCGATGAGCTGGTTAAAAAATCCTTTTCCATGGGCCTGTGGATGGTGCTCATCACCTCTTGCCTGCAAGTCGTGATTGGCGACCATCACGGGCTGAATACCCTAAAGCATCAGCCGGCAAAACTGGCCGCCATTGAAGGGCATTGGAATACCAACGAAGACCATGCCATGCCGCTGCTGCTGTTCGCCATTCCGGATATGGAAAAAGAAGCCAATGCAGCCGAAATCGGCATTCCCTATTTAGGCAGCCTGATCCTCACCCATACGCTGGACGGCAAAGTCACCGGCCTGAAAGACTTTGCGCCTGAAGACCGCCCGAATGTGCCCACCGTTTTCTGGAGTTTCCGCGTCATGGTCGGGCTGGGCATGCTGATGGTTCTGCTGTCTTTGACTGCGCTGTGGCTGCGCAAGAAAGGCGCGCTGTATGAAGCCTCATGGTTTCATAAATTCGCCCTGGTCATGGGGCCTACAGGCTATATCGCCCTGCTTGCCGGCTGGGTCACTACTGAAGTCGGACGCCAGCCGTGGGTCGTTTACGGCGTGATCCGCACGCAGGACGGCCTGTCCCACAGCGTAACCGCAGATCAGGTCGGATTCAGCCTGATTGTTTTTGTGCTGGTCTATGCCGTGGTTTTCGGCAGCGGCATTTACTACATGCTCAGGCTGATTAAAGCCGGCCCTACATTTTCAGGCCATTTAGCAGCGCAGCAAGCCGGCCCGGGCCATTTTAAAACTCCATTGCGCCCGCTCAGCGCGGTGGATGAACCGATTGATGAAGCGGAAGCGGCTCAAAACAAGGAGAAACCGCATGATTGA
- the cydB gene encoding cytochrome d ubiquinol oxidase subunit II has translation MIDLALIWVGIIGLGVLIYVVMDGFDLGIGILFPFIKSHQERDVMMNTVAPVWDGNETWMVLGGAGLFAAFPLVYATVLSALYIPIILMVVALIFRGVAFEFRFKATRTKYLWDQAFIWGSVLSSFFQGMILGAYIQGIQTTNGIYSGGVWDWLTPFSVFTGIGVVAMYAALGCGWLILKTEADLQQAMYQLMPKLLIALLIIFGAVSIYTPLTHPEIAQRWFALPNLLYFSPVPVLVALFSGLILRACRQQHDAKPFIYTLALVVLAFTGFIISLWPNIIPPSVSIWQAAAPESSLKFTLVGAVILIPVIIAYTFLSYWVFRDKVRIGDEGYH, from the coding sequence ATGATTGACCTCGCTTTAATTTGGGTGGGCATTATCGGCCTTGGGGTGCTGATCTATGTCGTGATGGATGGCTTTGATCTGGGGATCGGCATTCTGTTCCCGTTCATCAAAAGCCATCAGGAACGCGATGTGATGATGAACACTGTCGCGCCGGTGTGGGACGGCAACGAAACCTGGATGGTGCTGGGCGGCGCGGGCCTGTTTGCAGCCTTTCCGCTGGTTTACGCCACCGTGCTCTCCGCCCTGTATATCCCGATTATTCTGATGGTAGTTGCGCTGATCTTCCGCGGGGTGGCTTTTGAATTCCGCTTCAAGGCCACGCGCACCAAATACCTGTGGGATCAGGCCTTCATCTGGGGATCAGTTTTATCCAGCTTTTTCCAAGGCATGATTCTGGGCGCCTATATTCAGGGCATTCAGACCACAAACGGCATTTACAGCGGCGGCGTGTGGGACTGGCTGACGCCGTTCTCTGTTTTCACCGGCATCGGCGTTGTCGCCATGTACGCGGCGCTTGGCTGCGGCTGGCTGATTTTAAAAACAGAAGCGGATTTGCAGCAGGCCATGTATCAGCTCATGCCAAAGCTGCTGATTGCGCTGCTGATTATTTTCGGCGCGGTCAGCATCTATACCCCGCTGACGCATCCTGAAATTGCGCAGCGCTGGTTTGCGCTGCCGAATCTGCTGTACTTCAGCCCGGTGCCGGTTTTGGTCGCGCTTTTCAGCGGGCTGATTCTGCGCGCCTGCAGACAGCAGCATGATGCAAAGCCCTTTATTTACACCCTTGCGCTGGTTGTTCTGGCCTTTACCGGCTTTATTATCAGCCTGTGGCCCAACATTATTCCGCCGTCGGTTTCCATCTGGCAGGCCGCTGCGCCTGAATCCAGTCTGAAATTCACCCTGGTCGGCGCAGTAATTCTGATTCCGGTGATTATCGCCTATACATTTTTGTCGTACTGGGTTTTCCGCGACAAAGTCCGCATCGGCGATGAAGGCTATCATTAA
- a CDS encoding DUF2474 domain-containing protein codes for MKKSADRLSPSLWFILLWCLGFASLALIAGFFRLMLSFAY; via the coding sequence ATGAAAAAATCTGCTGACCGGCTCAGCCCATCATTATGGTTTATCCTGCTGTGGTGCTTAGGCTTTGCATCACTGGCCTTAATTGCAGGATTTTTCAGGCTGATGCTGAGCTTCGCTTATTGA
- a CDS encoding PLP-dependent aminotransferase family protein: MYKSEQLALSLKHLIESGFWKPNDKLPSLRQQAEASGFSLITVMNAYQELEAQGLIYSKEKLGYFIAGDALPAVSHSVILNDKIEINSTVFRYLKSIQSEKIIPFGSAFPDSQLLYSAKLMQTLGQRAKHRLSYEQMPSLPPGNFELRKLIAQRYCMQGIPTDPSDIVITSGGLDALNLSLQAMTQPGDCIVLQETIFYGAWQAAEHLGLKVITIPEHPEHGIDLDAFKNAIARYPVKVCLLMLNSHNPIGFTVSDEIKLQLAQLLHAHEIYLIEDDVYEELYFDHKKPLSMKYFDQQNLVLHCSSFSKTLGAGFRVGWVYAGKFSEHIQHLQLMSTLSVNSFIQNALADYLSHRYYEKHLKTLRNTLKRLKSQYYHYLAAHLPEGCKVDYYPSGYFLWISLPAQIDSNLIYHQLLEKGISVAPGALFYRTGKKHNHIRVNCSFEMTEKIQQALHGLVQCIKASQHN, translated from the coding sequence ATGTATAAGTCAGAACAGCTGGCACTGAGCCTGAAGCATTTGATTGAAAGCGGCTTCTGGAAGCCGAATGACAAGCTGCCGTCTTTGCGCCAGCAGGCGGAAGCCTCAGGATTCAGCCTGATTACTGTAATGAACGCCTATCAGGAACTGGAAGCGCAGGGGCTGATTTATTCCAAAGAAAAATTAGGCTACTTTATTGCCGGAGATGCCCTGCCGGCTGTTTCCCATAGCGTGATCCTGAATGACAAAATAGAAATCAACTCCACGGTTTTCAGATATTTAAAATCCATCCAGTCGGAAAAGATCATTCCTTTCGGCAGCGCCTTTCCTGACAGCCAGCTGCTGTATTCGGCCAAGCTGATGCAGACTTTAGGCCAGCGGGCCAAGCACCGCCTGAGCTATGAGCAGATGCCAAGCCTGCCGCCGGGGAATTTTGAGCTCAGAAAGCTGATCGCGCAGCGCTACTGCATGCAGGGCATTCCCACGGATCCCTCCGATATCGTCATTACTTCAGGCGGCCTGGACGCCTTGAATTTATCCCTGCAGGCCATGACCCAGCCCGGCGACTGTATTGTGCTGCAGGAAACCATTTTTTACGGCGCATGGCAGGCTGCCGAGCACCTTGGCCTGAAAGTGATAACTATTCCGGAGCACCCCGAACACGGCATTGATTTAGATGCTTTTAAGAATGCTATTGCCCGCTATCCAGTCAAAGTCTGCCTGCTGATGCTGAACAGCCATAATCCAATCGGCTTTACGGTGAGCGATGAAATTAAGCTGCAGCTGGCTCAGCTGCTGCATGCGCATGAAATCTATTTAATTGAAGATGACGTGTATGAAGAATTGTATTTTGATCATAAAAAGCCTTTATCGATGAAGTATTTTGATCAGCAGAATTTAGTGCTGCACTGCTCTTCATTTTCCAAAACTTTAGGCGCTGGCTTCCGGGTGGGCTGGGTTTATGCCGGCAAATTTTCAGAGCATATTCAGCATCTGCAGCTGATGAGCACACTGTCAGTGAATTCTTTCATCCAGAATGCCTTGGCCGACTATTTGTCGCACCGCTATTATGAAAAGCATTTAAAAACGCTGCGCAATACTTTGAAGCGCTTAAAAAGCCAGTATTACCATTACTTAGCCGCGCATCTGCCTGAAGGCTGCAAAGTTGATTATTACCCTTCCGGCTATTTTTTATGGATTAGCCTGCCGGCGCAGATTGACAGCAATCTGATTTACCATCAGCTGCTGGAAAAAGGCATCAGCGTGGCTCCCGGCGCATTATTTTACCGTACCGGCAAAAAGCACAATCATATCCGGGTGAACTGCTCATTTGAAATGACTGAAAAGATCCAGCAGGCCCTGCATGGCTTAGTTCAGTGCATTAAAGCCAGCCAGCATAACTGA
- a CDS encoding efflux transporter outer membrane subunit, with product MQNVLYKNAVCLSGLMLLTACASTAVVRPPEYQAPKIQADEQYKYAGLNWTATGALQPAGADWWQIYQDPMLSRLMQQLNQENLSLQQAEARFRYANALLQQQQAARQPSLALNASANRSGGKNTASSSQFGSEIQASWIPDLWGRVAKAIEGQQANLEAIGAELQAVKLSQQLLAAEAYWNIRVLDAQISILQQTQQSYARSVQILKNQYVAGMIARADVIQAETQLKQVQIQQLEQQRERHLQEHILAALQGKTAAQFQLAKQQSALQAPAVPVQLPSRLLLQRPDVLRAERELAATHAQLGLAQTAWLPDVSIGLNSAVNSQIFSQLFQAPQYLWSAGLKAAAVLWDGGQRKAGIAAAQANYDEKTAAYKQAVLTGWKEVEDALMQSASFRQQQAEQVKLSALAAENERAVTRRYNAGLVSYLEVVSAQNLRLQAEQAALELKQLQLKNTAQLIAALGGNYS from the coding sequence ATGCAGAATGTGCTCTATAAAAATGCGGTTTGCCTCAGTGGCCTTATGCTATTGACCGCATGCGCTTCGACCGCTGTTGTGCGGCCGCCGGAATATCAGGCGCCGAAGATTCAGGCGGATGAACAGTATAAATATGCCGGTTTAAACTGGACAGCAACTGGCGCATTGCAGCCGGCTGGGGCGGACTGGTGGCAGATTTATCAAGACCCCATGCTCAGCCGGCTGATGCAGCAGCTGAATCAGGAAAATTTAAGCCTGCAGCAGGCGGAAGCCCGTTTCCGCTATGCCAATGCATTGCTGCAACAGCAGCAGGCTGCCCGTCAGCCGAGTTTGGCGCTGAATGCTTCTGCAAACCGCAGCGGCGGCAAAAATACCGCTTCAAGCAGCCAATTCGGCAGCGAAATTCAGGCCAGCTGGATCCCGGATCTATGGGGGCGGGTGGCCAAAGCCATAGAAGGCCAGCAGGCCAATCTTGAAGCCATCGGCGCAGAATTGCAGGCGGTCAAATTAAGCCAGCAGCTGCTGGCTGCAGAAGCCTATTGGAATATTCGCGTGCTGGATGCGCAAATCAGTATTCTTCAGCAAACGCAGCAGAGTTATGCCCGTTCAGTGCAAATTTTAAAGAATCAATATGTTGCCGGCATGATTGCGCGTGCAGATGTGATACAGGCAGAAACCCAGCTTAAGCAGGTGCAGATACAGCAGCTGGAACAGCAGCGGGAGCGCCATTTGCAGGAGCATATTCTGGCGGCCCTGCAGGGCAAAACGGCAGCGCAGTTTCAGCTGGCAAAGCAGCAAAGCGCATTGCAGGCGCCTGCTGTTCCAGTGCAGCTGCCTAGCCGGCTGCTTTTGCAGCGCCCTGATGTGCTGCGCGCTGAGCGCGAACTGGCTGCGACCCATGCGCAGCTGGGGCTGGCGCAAACGGCATGGCTGCCGGATGTCAGCATTGGCTTGAACAGCGCCGTGAACAGCCAGATTTTCAGCCAGCTGTTTCAGGCTCCGCAGTATTTATGGTCGGCAGGGCTGAAAGCCGCTGCTGTGCTGTGGGACGGCGGCCAGAGAAAAGCCGGCATTGCCGCAGCGCAGGCCAATTATGATGAAAAAACCGCAGCCTATAAGCAGGCTGTGCTGACAGGCTGGAAAGAAGTGGAGGATGCGCTGATGCAGTCCGCCAGTTTCAGGCAGCAGCAGGCAGAGCAGGTTAAATTGTCTGCGCTGGCTGCGGAAAATGAGCGGGCCGTTACGCGGCGCTATAATGCAGGTCTAGTGAGCTATCTGGAAGTGGTGAGCGCGCAGAATTTGCGGCTGCAGGCTGAACAGGCCGCCTTAGAGCTCAAGCAGCTGCAGCTTAAAAATACAGCACAATTGATTGCAGCATTGGGCGGAAATTATTCTTAA